In Gemmatimonas sp., the DNA window AGCTACTTGCCGAGCTTCGCGCGGAAGAACGCAATCGTCTTGGGCCACGCAGCCACAGCGGCCGCGGCGTTCGGTGCATTCCCATCCTGTCCGCGCAGGAATCCGTGTCCGGCACCGTCGAAGATGTGCGACTCGTACGACTTACCGAGCGCCTTCATCGTGGAATCGGTGGCCGGGATCGTCGCGTTGATCCGCGCATCGTTGCCACCGTACAGGCCGAGTACCGGCGCCTTGATCGCGACCATCTGATCGGCCGGCGGCGGCGAGCCGTAGTACACCACCGACGCGCCGAGTCCCGGCGCGGTCGTGGCATGCAGGAACGACCGTCCGCCGCCCCAGCAGAAGCCCACGATCCCGTACTTCGGCAACGCCGCCGGCAACGACATGCCGTACTTCGCCACGGCATCCAGAATGCGCGTGCCGACTTCCGGCGTCACCTGCCCGATCGCCGCGCGCCCCTGATCGGGAGCCGGGTCGGCCTTCAAATCGCCCGTGCGGAACATCGTGGTGAGATCCGGTGCGATACCGATGAATCCGTCGGCAGCCAACTGGTCGGCCACCGAACGCGTCCACGTGTTGATGCCGGTGTTCTCGTGCAGCGCAATCACCACCGGCGCCTTGTCCTTGCGCTCGGGATACAC includes these proteins:
- a CDS encoding dienelactone hydrolase family protein; protein product: MRMILGLTAAIVLAGSGFVAGRARPATAATSAAPTGAADEHASHDLSSVRDGRATSRLLPQQAGGIPASAGTAGARLAASPRHAEWVAIKVNATDSVMAWVVYPERKDKAPVVIALHENTGINTWTRSVADQLAADGFIGIAPDLTTMFRTGDLKADPAPDQGRAAIGQVTPEVGTRILDAVAKYGMSLPAALPKYGIVGFCWGGGRSFLHATTAPGLGASVVYYGSPPPADQMVAIKAPVLGLYGGNDARINATIPATDSTMKALGKSYESHIFDGAGHGFLRGQDGNAPNAAAAVAAWPKTIAFFRAKLGK